One stretch of Dehalogenimonas sp. THU2 DNA includes these proteins:
- a CDS encoding MerR family transcriptional regulator — MKIARYTMFVTVTMTGVESHRIRRYEAAGLVSPTRSDGKHRMFSDADIEVIREIEALTRRGVNFAGVRHIMGLRRGGE; from the coding sequence ATGAAAATAGCCAGGTACACTATGTTCGTAACCGTAACCATGACTGGTGTGGAATCGCATCGTATCCGGCGATATGAGGCTGCCGGACTGGTCAGTCCCACTCGTTCGGACGGCAAACACCGCATGTTCTCGGATGCCGATATCGAGGTTATTCGGGAAATAGAAGCTTTGACTCGTCGTGGGGTGAATTTCGCGGGCGTCCGGCACATCATGGGTTTACGGCGGGGAGGTGAATGA